AGAAATAAGTACATTGAGAAGAAGTAATTATACAGTTTTTTACAGTTAAAAATGGACAGTATATTACAATAACTTATTTAGTACCAAGACTAATTACATCCACGAATTGTAGGTAAATGATCAAAGTCTTGATGTTGCTGGACAGACGAACTTTTTGGAAGGCTTTCCTGATGAAGTCCTCCACCTTTGGAAGTTAGTTGCGGCAGCACCATTTGATTGTAATTGGAATTctgtaaaacaattttattttatattttttataaaattaattaattactagcaaccttgcaatcactatgtgactgccgtgacttgtgaactataaataaataaaattttgttttattaaatcataacttttgttaaattgcactgtacttttttaactattgacgtttttaaagatataagctcatcccgatgttatactcatcaagagctttcatttgagtatccacatgcattttgatatatttttcatatatacaatacatatatatatatatatatatataagggtgtgccaaaatattttggagtgagacgatgtatttgattttcatagaattttttaacagaagcttagtttgggcacttccggccaaattttgaattttcatcgGAAATGAAAGGTCTGGATGattgtaatgtcgggatgagtttatatctttaaaaatgtcagtagttcacgagatacaaggtcatttcttaattatgtatctagagatagatcattttcgaatgcagcctaaatactcatcatcataaattgactattggtgaaaatgatatgaaaacaTGAAAAgatacaaattcaaatcaagacttttctaaggataccaaattaaaccataaaaacccattttatcatataaatacactggccataaaattttgcttattctcttaataatatagataaaattttcctcCAATAAACTTACTCGTGATCGATCTCGATACTTCCGATTCttttcatattcttcaatttcGCCATTAGGCAACATATAGTGGAAGTTTTCAAAGTATACATGTTGTAATAATTGATCACAAGTCCACCTGTGATCTGGGTCTTTTTCTAGgcattttttcagaaaatcaatctgtaaaataattgtaattatttttacactattttatttcataaatttacatattagaaaatatatatttaattcattttacttGTACAGGTGTACTAGCAGTCATGGGGAGAACAGCTTCTAGAGGCATTACTGACTGAGGCGTGGGCAGAGTAACACCAGCGAAGAATtcattttgttgaaaaattatcatgTGGCGAGGTAAAAGATCTCCTAGAGTTCTTCTGATTAAATACAGTTGATCAACATCGGATTTACCTGGCCAAAGTGCTTCTCCTCGAATTAACTCGGCAAACACGCACCCAATTGCCCAAACATCAACGGGAGTTCCATACTGAGTATCGCCGACCTGATATCAAGAAGAAAAGTCATTTAAATTctgaagaataaattaaaacctttcaagtaattttttttttacttaccaAAAGCTCTGGCGCTCGATACCACCTGGTCGCAACGTACTCGGTGTAATTTTCTCCAGGACTTAGCATTCTTGCGAACCCGAAGTCGCAGAGTTTAACAACGCCGTCGCCTGTGATGAGAATATTTTCCGGCTTTACGTCTCTGTGAACACAGCCGAGTCTATGACAGTAAGCAACACCCTGAAGAATTTGCCAGGTGAGTTGTCTTGTCATCTGCTCTGGGCATCCTCGCGGATACTTTTCCATCTCATTGAGCAGCGTGTGCTCGCAGTACTCAAATACTAAGTgaagttttctttttcttctgaAGACTTCTAATAAATTCACTAAGTTTGGATGCTTGAGGTTCTGTAAtacagttaaatttaatttttatgatattattcattaaaataaaattttattgttctaaaaatacactgaaaaaaaaaaaaacaaaaattaacttgaatcaagaaaaaattcttaaaccaagaaaataattgataaatatttacaagtggagtCCACCCTATTTTTGAACATATCtgggtgaaaaattaacattttttaattttttttttgattctgctgttttttacggcgcatttatgataaataatgtcgtgaaagaaaaaaaagtaaaattaacttaaataaaaaaaaaatttcttaatttaaaaatttttttattcaaatcaagaaaatgaaattctttaaaattattcacttgattcaagtcaattttttttcctgagtataaaatataacacCAAAGCTATTACAAAGGAATATAATTTCgtaaaacatgaaaaaaattgataagaatcTAAGTGGTGAATATTCAAAGGCAAGTATGTATAAAAAGCATTGTTAACATGAGGTGTACGctattattaatgattcacgcggaatatttatattcatgaAGAGAGAAAACCTTGAAGAAAATTCACGTAAACTTGCATATCAAGTTAGAAAAGGTCACAAgttacaaatattaaataagtttACTGGTAAACTAACGGGAAATTATTTGTACATACATGATATATTATACTACAGGAGAAAGAACCGATTATAGATAAGACGGTATGGAGAATATTTACACGGCAAGGTATTGACCGGGGACGATATTGACCACCGTCCGCCTTCACCATAACAAGTAGGAACACTATATTAGTGTACCATGTATGTTCACCCTCCAATATAAATCCACACAAAGGTACACAATAATAGTCGCAGTAAAAAGAGGATTGATTTGCTGCATGCGAGGCTTCTGGTCTCTTTTAATACAGCAACGTCGCTTGCAAAAGAAATTCACCGTAGCTCTTACTCTGTATAGTATGTCTGGCAGCGATAAGGTCTTTAACTTCCGGCGCAGAGCTTCCGGAGCACGAAACTGCTGAGCAGATCTTAAAGACGCTTTCACGATAGCAAGCTTTTTGAAGattcttttaatatataacaaAATACGTAAGTACCCTCTGTGAAGATATACCTGTGCTATCTACCTGTGCCATATACCTGTGCTATCTATGAATaagtatagaaaatttatattttattacagataaaatattgatgccctgaaaagataaaatgaagataagtagtatgaaaaaaaaaataataataaataccttAAGCAGCCGTATTTCTCTGAGAGCGATTTTTCTTATAAGGGGGTCGTCTTCAGTCTGTTGAAACTTCTTAACAGCTACCAGTCTTCCTGTTTGCCTGTCTCTGCACTGGAACACCACTCCATAGCTACCTTCACCAAGTCTTCCCAGCCTCTCATATCTCTCCATTGTTTTACTCGGTGCCCGAGACCTGGTCACACAAAACATTACGACCACTCAAGTATAAttcagcaataataataatcaaaagtTAGATTTATGGTATGGAATGATGACCCATGATCCACAAACTAGTGCAGCATCcgaagaataaatttaaaataatttatgttaataactATTTAGACTACCGACTTTTTGTTAAGCCTTCCTAGGCAGGGAAGAGCGAACTGCTGCGTAAATAGCATTCCGTTCCGCTGGAGACTGCAGTTAAGACTGTCCTTTTCACCATTGACCAGAGGTCAAACTCCTGAGAGAGCCAAGGGAAGCCTGCTGGACAAGGGTTCGCGCCCGCGCATTATTCTGACCGTACCGAGTGTGTAACACGCAAAGTctcgatttaaaaaattcatagataattaaaatacaacaCTAGATGTTGGATTTTATGAAgggtaaaatttaaattgcgtGCACAGACTATCACAATCGTAAaccataagtttttttttatgtatgactgctttattacaatattttttcatttatctgatgattttttatgtGTTTTAGCCGACATTGGTGACTTTACGAGAAGCGAATAAATTATTCGAACCTGAAGCAAGCAGGAAGGCATCCTGCCATTTATAAAGCGTTGAACTCTTATCTTTATACACACTTTATACagtgtttaatttaaaacaatgacGTGAAGATGATCGTATAATGACAGTGATATGTCACTTACAAAAGTTCcatcataaaattcattacgACGTGTTATCACCTACACACAATGGCACCTGCACTCAGCGACTTGTCATGTAGTACTAATTTACCTGGGTATATTAAATATGTACCTACGtccatataatataatatagaaTAGAAATATGCTGCTTGATTATTGACAATCGATATAAACTACCATGCATTAACGCGACCATCAAGGTTGATATCATATCATACAacctttttattaattttatcgaaaatcaACTCATATACTGACATCAGCTAAATATGTACTTGTTGTTTCTTCAGTTATTACGtctgaagaaataataaatgaaggATTCAAGGCTAAACCAATTAGGATTAATATCTTATATAGAAATATTGttatcttaataatttattcgatCTATAATTACGAGTATGATGTGTGGAGCAAACAAAGAATAGCGTGTTACAGGTTTAAACGTCATAGATCATCGATTTGCTTCTCTAGAGGTCACGAAAGAagattattttgatatttctCGGATCTgcaaattgttaaaattatccCAAGAAAGTTtgatacactgataaaagggtttcttagcatttaagaagatttctttgtgtttaaaaaatcatttcttagtatttataaaatatttctcagtatttaagaaatatttcttaaatactaagaaatattttttaaatactaagaaatgatatttaagaaatgatttcttaaatacaaagaaatcttcttaaatactaaaaaatccttctatcagtgtagaatattaataaattttaattagagtTTCAGACCGCCAAAATGGACGATGTATGTCGCAAATATTGGGTCAATATTTCTTCATATGTATGTTTACTTCTTTAGTCTATTATTAAGttcttttattactttacgCCCACGTATCATTGCTAAAAGGAAATATgctgatatatttttgttgtATACATTGTTTACATTGACATAGATAATATACAAAGTTTATACCTTCACAACAGAGATCCACGCTCAGATACTTAACACGTGTTTTATCAAAGAAACGTGGCGAAATAATCGGATTACCGCCGATGACACAATAGCGGTATCGATTAAATAAAGTCTACTTGTGATGATAGATAgcaaaaaagtatcaaaataAAGTATTTATGGGTTAATAACTGGAATATTGGaagaaaataaacaaacctTCGAGGCAGCAACGGCAAAGTATTGCCAAAGAGCCAGAGCTTTCCGTCTTGGAGCCATTTGTCCATGCGAAGGCTTCACTGAAATCCGTAGTAAATTTTGCTTGTAACTTTAGTAAATCACATAGTACTTAATTTTATCCCCACAATTATTATCGGTACTAATTTCAGCAAACAATTCACAATTAACATTATTAACAGAGACCTGTTCTTACTACTGAAATCTACGGTGTAGTTATTGGCAAAGGCCGGAGCGTAACACCGAAGAGCCTTCATTGCTATATACTTTCAAAACAACTACGTCACGTGAGATCGATAGTTAGTAAAGAGAACCAAGTCTTGATagcaatatatattataatgcttttattattataaaagcaGCACGACTTTGACTTAACTAAAGAATTCTACGTCAAACTTATCAGAGCTGatcataaattcaatttaggttgatgaatatttacatttttttatcccCACAAaggaaactatttttttaatcatagatGAAGGGTTTTACGTGAATAGTAAACAAGTTTATCGATCACTACAataaattcaacaattttaattttaattcaagattaattattatacacaagttatttatttgcttattaattttacattgaCGCTTTACTTGGACGGATAAATGgtcccgtttttttttttttttttttttgcggatGACCTTATAAACAACGTCGcttagttttattaattaatttcatacagTACATACATCTATTTTGTTTTCTTataataacacaatttatattaaatatcctAGATTTGTAAAGTTATTCCTCTGGCAGTTTTCAAATTTCACACGCTTTTGGTCGCTCTTTGTGCGTTGCGCGGAGTCTTGATATCACTTTCATCGTTATCACCCCTCACTGTAAACGTGACAAAGTATCTTTTTGTGCGATCTAATTTTTCAGCTGGCAAGGCTATAATTTGCTTCTCTTCACCTCTTGTTACTTCGACCTGCAAATAGTAAACTTTTACTAAAagtaattctttaaaaaaataaataactttacaataatataaattaattaaggagaaagattatgaaaaatgattaattgtcAAATGATCTGCGGTACTTGAAAAAAGCCagaatgatgaaaatttttgtcgattttgataaaaaaaaatatatttctaatttttaacaattaataccGTCATTTGACCCTTTCCCCGACTCTCTATTCTTGGAAAAAGAGACCCCTCGTCTCGTTCTTGGCTTCCTCCGCCCACTGTAATTATAATCTACTATCAAACTACGCAGATCAGTTCTAACTACTCTAATTACCTAATTcccaatctaaaaaaaaatcatttctattattaaaaagtttatccTTACGGTAAGTGAATACAGGCACTGATGTGTAAGCGCTTGTTGCATGATGACAGCGGTGGGTTTTCTTTGTGCATTGTTTTGGGTCAGTACACTTGTCTGATGACGTTGGTCTTCTTTGTAAACGTCGCAATTGTTCATAAAGAAAAGTTTCAAAGTCTctgaaaaagtatttatttatttaattgattattcattaattttcattgccataaatattaaaatacaaacttGAATGTATAAGCTTGATCATATTTAGCGACTCCCAAAGCTGGGCCGGACATTCCAGCTTTATGAAACATTTCAAcctaaaataagaaaataaatttattaatttattaattcaagtctagtataaacatatttataatttaaataataaatattacttgTCGTTTCACCAAAACTTGTTCATTAGCTCTCCCATGCCGTATCTGCAGTCTCTTAAGTTccattaattgaaaaaatatttttctttccaaATGATACCTCCGTAAGCTTATTTGTACATCACGAGTAATAGTGTCAATATTCAGCGCTTGTTGCTTCTCAGTATTGGGACAGCATTTGAGAGTTCTCTTCGGTATCTTAGAAACCCTTGGACTAGGCTCGATTCCACTATCTCTGCCTCCGCTGTCTCGGCGCTGTTTAGTTTGTGTACGAAGACCTCGCGGACTGCCGATGCTTTTCCTTTCAACCTAAaaacaatataattaattataacaattattatttaaatgtctAAAACAACTTACTCGAGGTAATTTATCTCTCTTTGActctcttaaaatttttttcaatcgcCTTGGAGATTCTTCTTCACTTGTGCTCGGTATAACTCTGAGAACTCCCAAACTATCTTCGTCTTCTGCATCAGAATCTTCTTCTGGTTCAGCGTCACCAACAACATCGCGAATTTCTTTGGCGACTTCTTCATCCTCCTCATCCCACTCTGGACTCTCAATGACCGCAACAATGGCACTTCGATCGGGTGAACGTTCTTCTGAACTTTCAAaaagactttttttcgatgaagACTTTGAGCTAGCTCTTCTGCTCTTGCCAGTAGACGGTCGTGAATGtgataattttcttgatgACTTTGCTGAACTCGATGAACTATCAATGTGTCGTAAATTATCAGAAATCGATCCTTCTGCTTCTTGTTTGTCAACAGACTTTGGTGCTGACGGTGAGCTTTCTTGAGCCACTGTCTCTTGTGCCGATTTTACTTTCATTGATTCCACTTTTTCAGAGTCGTCATGTTCTGCTTTTTCATctaatttttcctttttatcTTCAACTaaagttttttctttatcattaACTTCAACTTCTTTTGCAGCATTTAtctcttcttttttttcatcttcCACCTCaatatcttttttaatttcttctgtTTCTTTTTTCCCTCCATCAACCAAATTTCTACTTTTGCCTTCACTCTTCTTATCATCCGCTTTTTCTATTTGAATTACAGATTCTTTATCAGATTCACTAGTCTGAGATCCTGACTCAATCGATCTTTTGCTTCTAACCGACACCTCATCTCTGCTAGAACTTCGATCTTCCTCCGTCACAGACTTATCTCTAGTCTTCTCTTTAATCTCTTCTTCACTTTTCTGCAGATTTTGACTTTTGGTCTCACTTTGAACATCCTCAACTTTCTCACCTTCCATTGCAGTTGACTCTTTAGTCGTAGCATCATCTTTCTCCCCACCACCTTTCTCCTCATGTTGACTCTGTAATTTTGAAAGTTCCGATTGGGAATCTTGTGAAGCGGCCTTCACATCACTTTTACTATCTTTCCTACCTTTTGACGCAGACTTTTTCCTATGTTTACCATCAGCCTCGTCTTTTTCGCCAGTAGACTTTTTGTCAGACATCTGACGGCGTATTTCATCAACATCTTTCTTAAGGTCAGCCGCCTTGGCCATCAAAGCGTTCTGCATTTCATCAGCTTTCTCTaaaatatcatcaattttatttttcgaaaattcatCATCTATTTTAAAATCTTCATGTTTAGATTCACTACCGTGTGTCCGATGAGCAGATCTAGGAGTATCTTGATCCTTGTGAACCATAGCTGTTACAGTAACCCTCTCAACAGCTTCTTGGCTTGTACTGTCAGTTGTGTCCTTCCGAAGACGTTTTTCCGGTTTGCTTTTTCCTTCTTTTCTTTCAGTAGAACCTTCACTTACAGACTCACGActcttatttttttccgtagcTCCGTTTTCTTCTTTACTACTCGAAGAAACTGTTTTCGTTTTTCTTCTTGAACTTTTACGTTTAGTCTCTGTCATTTTAGTTTCTCTCGACGTTTCTCTCGGAGTTTTTGAACTTCTTCCAGAATATTGAAccttttcagattttttttcgagCGACCGTCGAACTACAACAACTTCTAAGCTATCATCACTTAAACTGCGTTCGTCATCTTGACTTCCATGgcatttactttttttatctatttcaCACTCAACAACATCATCGGAAGTATAACCATCAGATTCACTCGACGACTCTCCATATTCATGTTTGGAGTGTTTTTTACTGCAGCTTTTCTTACGGTCTCTCTTTTCAGGCTCACTCTCTTCATAACGAGCCGACTCACTGCGAGCTCTACGCCGACGATCGCGACGTGAAGATTTCGACAATCTAACTTCTTCTTCACTGAAACTTCTGCTGCCTCGTCGGTCTTCGTGTTTTCTAGGAGTATTTCTTCTTCGAGTACGTTTTTCCACCCAATGTTCTTCTATGTAAACATCTGGCTCTCGATGATTTCTCCCAGAGTCACTTTCACTTCCAGAACTTGATCCCCGACGTTTAACTTTCAACTTGGCAGCAAAAACTATAAACAACattgatataattataataatttacaattaaaacttttgaaaCTGTTTACAATTCAAAGTTATAACGATCATTAATTAAACACACAgtgtaagtaattaataattaaagtgaTTTTGTTAAAGTGCAAATTtgattttctaataattaa
This genomic interval from Cotesia glomerata isolate CgM1 linkage group LG1, MPM_Cglom_v2.3, whole genome shotgun sequence contains the following:
- the LOC123264576 gene encoding inversin isoform X2; the protein is MDTKTPPIAFKHQEKNIQAFRADRTAKAGDLSLPPLTPLPNGSAKNKSAIFGVQWNKRVPCVDKSQERTKKRPYRVLQIGATPLMHACQQGDRSRVLRLLKEQEETIGYRDRTLRNALHYCMDAATGGAVASAAPELVNAVDAEGHTPLHLAVIAGDTQLVAVLLANGADVNAKDLEGHSVLHWATVCGEAECVRLVLAAGARPSTPDLRGGSPLHYAAQCCGAAVTAELSVPKKVGLKVLQTLLEFGANVNAKDEDGRQPILWAASAGSVEAVLALARTGGSAAAGATDKDGLTALHCAASRGHARCVEALVNFCGAQPDHVDDNGCSALHYAATLGHADATALLLRLGADPNRQDRKGRTPALCAAAKGQLETLKILALHGGSLHARTVRGTGVAHEAVLSGRIELIEWLARKKPATLDVATHDGRTPLHVAALHGYLDACKVLLDHGARINSVFRTSKSGPMTPLDAALYRGHRDCAKLIQMHGGTTAQHLRTHRTAPNRENNKPITNEMGSKIRKLGVLYSRDCNSKVTCALVASRETRSFFAAKLKVKRRGSSSGSESDSGRNHREPDVYIEEHWVEKRTRRRNTPRKHEDRRGSRSFSEEEVRLSKSSRRDRRRRARSESARYEESEPEKRDRKKSCSKKHSKHEYGESSSESDGYTSDDVVECEIDKKSKCHGSQDDERSLSDDSLEVVVVRRSLEKKSEKVQYSGRSSKTPRETSRETKMTETKRKSSRRKTKTVSSSSKEENGATEKNKSRESVSEGSTERKEGKSKPEKRLRKDTTDSTSQEAVERVTVTAMVHKDQDTPRSAHRTHEKADEMQNALMAKAADLKKDVDEIRRQMSDKKSTGEKDEADGKHRKKSASKGRKDSKSDVKAASQDSQSELSKLQSQHEEKGGGEKDDATTKESTAMEGEKVEDVQSETKSQNLQKSEEEIKEKTRDKSVTEEDRSSSRDEVSVRSKRSIESGSQTSESDKESVIQIEKADDKKSEGKSRNLVDGGKKETEEIKKDIEVEDEKKEEINAAKEVEVNDKEKTLVEDKKEKLDEKAEHDDSEKVESMKVKSAQETVAQESSPSAPKSVDKQEAEGSISDNLRHIDSSSSSAKSSRKLSHSRPSTGKSRRASSKSSSKKSLFESSEERSPDRSAIVAVIESPEWDEEDEEVAKEIRDVVGDAEPEEDSDAEDEDSLGVLRVIPSTSEEESPRRLKKILRESKRDKLPRVERKSIGSPRGLRTQTKQRRDSGGRDSGIEPSPRVSKIPKRTLKCCPNTEKQQALNIDTITRDVQISLRRYHLERKIFFQLMELKRLQIRHGRANEQVLVKRQVEMFHKAGMSGPALGVAKYDQAYTFKDFETFLYEQLRRLQRRPTSSDKCTDPKQCTKKTHRCHHATSAYTSVPVFTYLGGGSQERDEGSLFPRIESRGKGQMTVEVTRGEEKQIIALPAEKLDRTKRYFVTFTVRGDNDESDIKTPRNAQRATKSV
- the LOC123264576 gene encoding ankycorbin isoform X6; the protein is MHACQQGDRSRVLRLLKEQEETIGYRDRTLRNALHYCMDAATGGAVASAAPELVNAVDAEGHTPLHLAVIAGDTQLVAVLLANGADVNAKDLEGHSVLHWATVCGEAECVRLVLAAGARPSTPDLRGGSPLHYAAQCCGAAVTAELSVPKKVGLKVLQTLLEFGANVNAKDEDGRQPILWAASAGSVEAVLALARTGGSAAAGATDKDGLTALHCAASRGHARCVEALVNFCGAQPDHVDDNGCSALHYAATLGHADATALLLRLGADPNRQDRKGRTPALCAAAKGQLETLKILALHGGSLHARTVRGTGVAHEAVLSGRIELIEWLARKKPATLDVATHDGRTPLHVAALHGYLDACKVLLDHGARINSVFRTSKSGPMTPLDAALYRGHRDCAKLIQMHGGTTAQHLRTHRTAPNRENNKPITNEMGSKIRKLGVLYSRDCNSKVTCALVASRETRSFFAAKLKVKRRGSSSGSESDSGRNHREPDVYIEEHWVEKRTRRRNTPRKHEDRRGSRSFSEEEVRLSKSSRRDRRRRARSESARYEESEPEKRDRKKSCSKKHSKHEYGESSSESDGYTSDDVVECEIDKKSKCHGSQDDERSLSDDSLEVVVVRRSLEKKSEKVQYSGRSSKTPRETSRETKMTETKRKSSRRKTKTVSSSSKEENGATEKNKSRESVSEGSTERKEGKSKPEKRLRKDTTDSTSQEAVERVTVTAMVHKDQDTPRSAHRTHGSESKHEDFKIDDEFSKNKIDDILEKADEMQNALMAKAADLKKDVDEIRRQMSDKKSTGEKDEADGKHRKKSASKGRKDSKSDVKAASQDSQSELSKLQSQHEEKGGGEKDDATTKESTAMEGEKVEDVQSETKSQNLQKSEEEIKEKTRDKSVTEEDRSSSRDEVSVRSKRSIESGSQTSESDKESVIQIEKADDKKSEGKSRNLVDGGKKETEEIKKDIEVEDEKKEEINAAKEVEVNDKEKTLVEDKKEKLDEKAEHDDSEKVESMKVKSAQETVAQESSPSAPKSVDKQEAEGSISDNLRHIDSSSSSAKSSRKLSHSRPSTGKSRRASSKSSSKKSLFESSEERSPDRSAIVAVIESPEWDEEDEEVAKEIRDVVGDAEPEEDSDAEDEDSLGVLRVIPSTSEEESPRRLKKILRESKRDKLPRVERKSIGSPRGLRTQTKQRRDSGGRDSGIEPSPRVSKIPKRTLKCCPNTEKQQALNIDTITRDVQISLRRYHLERKIFFQLMELKRLQIRHGRANEQVLVKRQVEMFHKAGMSGPALGVAKYDQAYTFKDFETFLYEQLRRLQRRPTSSDKCTDPKQCTKKTHRCHHATSAYTSVPVFTYLGGGSQERDEGSLFPRIESRGKGQMTVEVTRGEEKQIIALPAEKLDRTKRYFVTFTVRGDNDESDIKTPRNAQRATKSV
- the LOC123264576 gene encoding ankycorbin isoform X3, producing the protein MDTKTPPIAFKHQEKNIQAFRADRTAKAGDLSLPPLTPLPNGSAKNKSAIFGVQWNKRVPCVDKSQERTKKRPYRVLQIGATPLMHACQQGDRSRVLRLLKEQEETIGYRDRTLRNALHYCMDAATGGAVASAAPELVNAVDAEGHTPLHLAVIAGDTQLVAVLLANGADVNAKDLEGHSVLHWATVCGEAECVRLVLAAGARPSTPDLRGGSPLHYAAQCCGAAVTAELSVPKKVGLKVLQTLLEFGANVNAKDEDGRQPILWAASAGSVEAVLALARTGGSAAAGATDKDGLTALHCAASRGHARCVEALVNFCGAQPDHVDDNGCSALHYAATLGHADATALLLRLGADPNRQDRKGRTPALCAAAKGQLETLKILALHGGSLHARTVRGTGVAHEAVLSGRIELIEWLARKKPATLDVATHDGRTPLHVAALHGYLDACKVLLDHGARINSVFRTSKSGPMTPLDAALYRGHRDCAKLIQMHGGTTAQHLRTHRTAPNRVFAAKLKVKRRGSSSGSESDSGRNHREPDVYIEEHWVEKRTRRRNTPRKHEDRRGSRSFSEEEVRLSKSSRRDRRRRARSESARYEESEPEKRDRKKSCSKKHSKHEYGESSSESDGYTSDDVVECEIDKKSKCHGSQDDERSLSDDSLEVVVVRRSLEKKSEKVQYSGRSSKTPRETSRETKMTETKRKSSRRKTKTVSSSSKEENGATEKNKSRESVSEGSTERKEGKSKPEKRLRKDTTDSTSQEAVERVTVTAMVHKDQDTPRSAHRTHGSESKHEDFKIDDEFSKNKIDDILEKADEMQNALMAKAADLKKDVDEIRRQMSDKKSTGEKDEADGKHRKKSASKGRKDSKSDVKAASQDSQSELSKLQSQHEEKGGGEKDDATTKESTAMEGEKVEDVQSETKSQNLQKSEEEIKEKTRDKSVTEEDRSSSRDEVSVRSKRSIESGSQTSESDKESVIQIEKADDKKSEGKSRNLVDGGKKETEEIKKDIEVEDEKKEEINAAKEVEVNDKEKTLVEDKKEKLDEKAEHDDSEKVESMKVKSAQETVAQESSPSAPKSVDKQEAEGSISDNLRHIDSSSSSAKSSRKLSHSRPSTGKSRRASSKSSSKKSLFESSEERSPDRSAIVAVIESPEWDEEDEEVAKEIRDVVGDAEPEEDSDAEDEDSLGVLRVIPSTSEEESPRRLKKILRESKRDKLPRVERKSIGSPRGLRTQTKQRRDSGGRDSGIEPSPRVSKIPKRTLKCCPNTEKQQALNIDTITRDVQISLRRYHLERKIFFQLMELKRLQIRHGRANEQVLVKRQVEMFHKAGMSGPALGVAKYDQAYTFKDFETFLYEQLRRLQRRPTSSDKCTDPKQCTKKTHRCHHATSAYTSVPVFTYLGGGSQERDEGSLFPRIESRGKGQMTVEVTRGEEKQIIALPAEKLDRTKRYFVTFTVRGDNDESDIKTPRNAQRATKSV
- the LOC123264576 gene encoding ankycorbin isoform X1; the encoded protein is MDTKTPPIAFKHQEKNIQAFRADRTAKAGDLSLPPLTPLPNGSAKNKSAIFGVQWNKRVPCVDKSQERTKKRPYRVLQIGATPLMHACQQGDRSRVLRLLKEQEETIGYRDRTLRNALHYCMDAATGGAVASAAPELVNAVDAEGHTPLHLAVIAGDTQLVAVLLANGADVNAKDLEGHSVLHWATVCGEAECVRLVLAAGARPSTPDLRGGSPLHYAAQCCGAAVTAELSVPKKVGLKVLQTLLEFGANVNAKDEDGRQPILWAASAGSVEAVLALARTGGSAAAGATDKDGLTALHCAASRGHARCVEALVNFCGAQPDHVDDNGCSALHYAATLGHADATALLLRLGADPNRQDRKGRTPALCAAAKGQLETLKILALHGGSLHARTVRGTGVAHEAVLSGRIELIEWLARKKPATLDVATHDGRTPLHVAALHGYLDACKVLLDHGARINSVFRTSKSGPMTPLDAALYRGHRDCAKLIQMHGGTTAQHLRTHRTAPNRENNKPITNEMGSKIRKLGVLYSRDCNSKVTCALVASRETRSFFAAKLKVKRRGSSSGSESDSGRNHREPDVYIEEHWVEKRTRRRNTPRKHEDRRGSRSFSEEEVRLSKSSRRDRRRRARSESARYEESEPEKRDRKKSCSKKHSKHEYGESSSESDGYTSDDVVECEIDKKSKCHGSQDDERSLSDDSLEVVVVRRSLEKKSEKVQYSGRSSKTPRETSRETKMTETKRKSSRRKTKTVSSSSKEENGATEKNKSRESVSEGSTERKEGKSKPEKRLRKDTTDSTSQEAVERVTVTAMVHKDQDTPRSAHRTHGSESKHEDFKIDDEFSKNKIDDILEKADEMQNALMAKAADLKKDVDEIRRQMSDKKSTGEKDEADGKHRKKSASKGRKDSKSDVKAASQDSQSELSKLQSQHEEKGGGEKDDATTKESTAMEGEKVEDVQSETKSQNLQKSEEEIKEKTRDKSVTEEDRSSSRDEVSVRSKRSIESGSQTSESDKESVIQIEKADDKKSEGKSRNLVDGGKKETEEIKKDIEVEDEKKEEINAAKEVEVNDKEKTLVEDKKEKLDEKAEHDDSEKVESMKVKSAQETVAQESSPSAPKSVDKQEAEGSISDNLRHIDSSSSSAKSSRKLSHSRPSTGKSRRASSKSSSKKSLFESSEERSPDRSAIVAVIESPEWDEEDEEVAKEIRDVVGDAEPEEDSDAEDEDSLGVLRVIPSTSEEESPRRLKKILRESKRDKLPRVERKSIGSPRGLRTQTKQRRDSGGRDSGIEPSPRVSKIPKRTLKCCPNTEKQQALNIDTITRDVQISLRRYHLERKIFFQLMELKRLQIRHGRANEQVLVKRQVEMFHKAGMSGPALGVAKYDQAYTFKDFETFLYEQLRRLQRRPTSSDKCTDPKQCTKKTHRCHHATSAYTSVPVFTYLGGGSQERDEGSLFPRIESRGKGQMTVEVTRGEEKQIIALPAEKLDRTKRYFVTFTVRGDNDESDIKTPRNAQRATKSV